Proteins from a single region of Belliella baltica DSM 15883:
- a CDS encoding alpha/beta hydrolase → MKHFETAYTTHDNIELYLQAWMPEEPKAAVLLVHGLGEHSSRYLHFAERLVREGIAVFTFDGRGHGKSSLPKPSAYFSNYEDYLKDIDALFGKVKSYYKGLPAFIFGHSMGGGLVSKYVIDYQPDAAGVILSAAALKPADNISKILIAISSLISKLAPKLKVLKLDSKLISHDLEEVRKYDEDPLVYSDAIPARTGYELLRMMREIGEKSNQFKAPVLILHGSDDQLTNPLGSDMLYKNARVEDKTLLKYPNLYHELLNEIEKESIMNDIVNWVKERI, encoded by the coding sequence ATGAAGCACTTCGAAACAGCTTACACAACCCATGACAATATTGAACTATACTTGCAAGCTTGGATGCCTGAAGAGCCCAAAGCGGCTGTATTGTTGGTCCATGGTTTAGGAGAACATAGTAGTAGGTACTTGCATTTTGCTGAGAGGTTGGTTCGAGAAGGAATTGCCGTATTCACTTTTGATGGAAGAGGTCATGGCAAATCATCCTTGCCGAAACCTAGCGCCTATTTTTCAAATTATGAAGATTATCTTAAAGATATCGATGCCTTATTTGGAAAGGTTAAATCATATTATAAAGGTTTACCCGCATTTATTTTTGGTCATAGTATGGGAGGCGGGCTCGTTTCGAAATATGTAATAGATTACCAACCTGATGCAGCAGGGGTTATCTTAAGTGCGGCAGCATTAAAACCAGCTGATAATATTTCTAAAATTTTGATCGCAATTTCCTCTTTAATCAGTAAGCTTGCTCCAAAACTCAAAGTGCTCAAATTAGATAGTAAACTTATTTCTCACGATCTTGAAGAGGTAAGAAAGTATGATGAAGATCCTTTGGTCTATTCTGATGCGATACCTGCCCGAACTGGCTATGAACTCTTGAGAATGATGCGAGAAATTGGAGAAAAATCAAATCAATTTAAAGCTCCTGTTTTAATTCTCCATGGCTCTGATGATCAGCTCACAAACCCGCTTGGTAGCGACATGCTTTACAAAAATGCACGAGTGGAAGATAAAACATTATTAAAATACCCTAACCTTTATCATGAATTACTCAATGAAATAGAAAAAGAGTCTATTATGAATGATATTGTGAATTGGGTCAAAGAAAGAATTTAA
- a CDS encoding histidine kinase dimerization/phospho-acceptor domain-containing protein translates to MVKDITESKKNQEEIEIQYNKLKKIAWVQSHEVRRPLANLMGLVQVLKEERGTLDTNQINDFFAGIIVEAEKLDEKIREITKATEQQKEE, encoded by the coding sequence TTGGTCAAGGACATTACAGAATCAAAGAAAAATCAAGAGGAAATTGAAATTCAATACAATAAATTAAAAAAAATAGCATGGGTTCAATCCCATGAAGTCAGAAGACCATTAGCTAATCTAATGGGGCTTGTTCAAGTCTTAAAAGAAGAAAGAGGAACTTTAGATACAAATCAAATCAATGATTTTTTTGCAGGCATAATTGTAGAAGCAGAAAAGCTAGACGAGAAAATTAGAGAAATTACAAAAGCAACTGAACAGCAAAAGGAAGAGTAG
- a CDS encoding PAS domain-containing protein, with protein sequence MESQNIYKCHLPDWLLMSGLFYVVITDMEGKYLYVNDFFSKRFTNYDDSYDKKYFTDTVVVEDVQKAIETARACILNPNQAYLVDLKKPLGKGKSTINSRWTFSLLTKDDGTPIGIFSIGYEISDKEEVSSDLAIKLCDLSLVFKNSADAFLLLDSNQKILSYNKSAQKFLGLKFMLEEDVL encoded by the coding sequence ATGGAATCTCAAAATATATACAAATGTCACTTACCTGACTGGTTATTGATGTCAGGTTTGTTTTATGTCGTGATTACCGACATGGAAGGCAAGTATTTATATGTAAATGATTTTTTCAGTAAACGATTCACAAACTATGACGATTCTTATGATAAAAAATACTTTACTGATACGGTTGTTGTAGAGGACGTTCAAAAAGCTATTGAAACTGCAAGAGCGTGCATATTGAATCCCAACCAAGCCTACCTGGTAGATCTTAAAAAACCACTTGGTAAGGGAAAAAGTACTATAAACAGTCGGTGGACTTTTTCACTCTTAACAAAGGACGATGGAACGCCAATAGGAATCTTTTCAATTGGGTATGAAATAAGTGATAAAGAAGAAGTGAGCAGCGATCTTGCCATTAAACTTTGTGATCTATCGCTTGTTTTTAAAAACAGTGCTGATGCTTTTTTGCTCCTTGACAGCAATCAAAAAATACTTTCTTACAATAAATCAGCGCAAAAGTTTTTGGGTTTAAAATTCATGCTTGAAGAAGATGTTTTATGA